CGGGCGGCAATTTGAAAATGGCCTGCCGCGCCAACTCCGCCATCTGCAAATGATAGGCCCGGGCCGCCCGCGCCAGCGCTCCCGGCTCCATGCCTCCGGTGGCCAAGGTCGCCTGCTTGGGCACCAGACGTCCCGCGCCTTTCGCATTCGCCGCGACCCGCGCCAGATAGCCCTTCCGTTCCAGGAAGTCCAAAGCCGCACGAATGTCCTTCGCAGGGACCGGGAAGCCGAGACGCCGCGCGATCCAGGCGGGATCTTCCGAGAAGCCCGGCAGCGCGGCCAACTCCCGGATCACGGGCAAATACCAATGCGCGAGATAGGCCGCGTCGTCATCCGCCAGGAGCGCCGGCCCATCGCGTCGCTGACGGGCCTCCAGGCTTTCCAACGCGCGGCTACGCGTCTCCACGTCCTTGGCTTGGGCGAAGCGGACCAGGTCCAGGAAATGCGCCGCCTCTTCGCCCGTCAGGCCCATGGCCTCGGCAAGACGGCTCGCCGAATCCCCGGCCAGGTTCTTCTTCCCGTCCATCACCAACTGGATGAAGTTGGGCGATGAGAACCCCGCGGCTTGGGCGAAAGCGCGGAAGGAGAAGCGTCGCGTACTCCCCTTCCGGTCGGTGTAAAAATCCCGGAGGTAGCGGCGAAAATCCGTATACGCGAAAACGGATTCCAGACCCTTGGAAGGGCCTTTCAGGGGATCGCCGGAAGCGGGCTGCATTGTATTCCAAATATACATTCTGGAATACAAAAAATCTTTTAAAAAGATATGTAACGCCGCTTATCGACTAAAGACGTATTTCCAGGAATACAAAATTCCCTTCGTCATCACCCCCATAGGAGGTTCCCATGCCCAATCCCATACGATTTCGCCGCTCCCTGCCACTGTCCCTGGCCACCCTGGCCTTGGGAGGCCTTTCCGCCTGTATGAATACGGACAAGAACGATGCGACCCAAGCCCTTACGGTTACCGTGAAAAGCAAGGCCCCCGCCTTCAGCAGCTCCGTATCCGGGACCTACGGCTCGGGCGCGGCCAAACCGGGCGCCTCCTTTACGTTCGAGTTTTATGCCGCCAAGGGGAGCCGCCTCAGCTTCGCGTCCATGTTCGGCCAGAGCAACGATTGGTTCTTCGCCCCCGACACCGCGGGCATTCCGCTCTATGACGCCGCGGGCGCGCCCGTCTCCGGGGACGTAACGGATCAAGTCTACGTATGGGATGCGGGCACCGAGGAAGACCAGCCGCCTTTGCAAGGATCCAACCAGGCGCCGCGCCAGGCCGCGCCCAATACCGGGCCCGCCGATCCCGACGCGCATGTCCGCCGCGTGCCGGAGTTCCCGGTGGCCGCCTTCGGGTCCGCGCCCGCTAAGCCCGGCGACAGCCTCGCCTTCGAGTTCACCGCGCCCAAGGGCAGCCGCATCAGCTTCGCTTCCATGTTCGGCCAGAGCAACGATTGGTTCTTCGCGCCGGATACCATGGGAATCGACTTGTACGACGCCTCCGGCGCGCCCCGGAACGAGGACATCACCTCGTCGATCAAGCTTTGGGACCTAGGCACCGAGATGGATGAGCCGATCGGGGCGGGCCCGAACCAGGCCCCTCGCCAGGCGGCCCCCAATACCGGCGCGGCCGATCCGGACGATAAGGTCCGCATGGTAACCGATTCCGCCTATGCGGACGTTTCCAAGATCCTCTCCGCCCGCCTGGCTTCCTTGGG
This sequence is a window from Fibrobacterota bacterium. Protein-coding genes within it:
- a CDS encoding TIGR02147 family protein, with the translated sequence MQPASGDPLKGPSKGLESVFAYTDFRRYLRDFYTDRKGSTRRFSFRAFAQAAGFSSPNFIQLVMDGKKNLAGDSASRLAEAMGLTGEEAAHFLDLVRFAQAKDVETRSRALESLEARQRRDGPALLADDDAAYLAHWYLPVIRELAALPGFSEDPAWIARRLGFPVPAKDIRAALDFLERKGYLARVAANAKGAGRLVPKQATLATGGMEPGALARAARAYHLQMAELARQAIFKLPPDRRLIANTTLSLSAEGYAHALARIEALRAELLKRAEGDSAPAGLYQLNINLFPLTQEDAP